The Leptidea sinapis chromosome 35, ilLepSina1.1, whole genome shotgun sequence genome contains a region encoding:
- the LOC126975222 gene encoding uncharacterized protein LOC126975222 isoform X1 produces the protein MSDMESSHIPYFATYRQSGTVILRLKMDESDTCCGWTKCPVSRPGTGSRRSECEQCLRTRSYSKYSDCDSEKVDRCKPYRSRTPRSRYVNVCAAVCLVLLVGGLSPQSSAAPHKRTMDRQRRSPSQENSLWGNPCDYDSNSKSALKYTSKLAKDVASQARNALESTAKYKDKFASKLHSFPSFEQLLPVWSSFDWLRNFTWFPEEGLPKEKLLFQPISQEYMDSLMNKIDEVLPSMYKGLKMVVAGLYSISKEGLNDDILADASLKHNITQSMHNVRAVLCLFDELMRSRKLQIMTLPDSELPKMDEVDKMAYALLVYRDTLNYLEYIAQVFQTMYEMDSKKE, from the exons ATGTCTGATATGGAGTCCTCTCACATTCCGTACTTCGCGACGTACCGGCAGTCCGGCACTGTGATACTTAGATTAAAGATGGACGAGTCCGACACCTGCTGCGGGTGGACCAAGTGTCCCGTCTCCCGCCCGGGGACCGGGAGCAGACGATCAGAGTGTGAACAATGCCTTAGGACCAGGTCTTACTCCAAATATAGTGACTGTGATAGTGAAAAAGTGGACAGATGTAAGCCTTACCGATCAAGAACACCCAGAAGCA GATACGTCAACGTCTGCGCGGCAGTTTGCCTTGTACTCCTGGTGGGTGGACTATCACCTCAGTCATCGGCAGCACCTCATAAACGAACCATGGACAGACAACGTAGATCGCCCTCGCAAGAGAACAGTCTTTGGGGAAATCCTTGCGACTATGATTCAAAT TCAAAATCAGCGTTAAAATACACGTCGAAACTGGCCAAAGATGTCGCGTCGCAAGCGAGGAACGCTCTAGAGTCAACAGCGAAATACAAAGACAAATTC GCATCAAAACTTCACAGCTTCCCATCATTCGAGCAGTTACTACCGGTGTGGAGCTCATTTGACTGGCTCAGAAATTTCACGTGGTTTCCTGAAGAGGGCTTGCCTAAAGAAAAGCTACTTTTCCAGCCAATCTCTCAAGAATATATGGATAGTTTAATG AATAAGATTGACGAGGTATTACCGTCAATGTACAAGGGATTGAAGATGGTGGTCGCCGGCTTGTACTCCATCAGCAAGGAGGGACTCAACGACGACATCCTGGCTGACGCCAGCCTCAAGCACAACATCACGCAGTCCATGCACAATGTACGAGCCGTGCTGTGTTTGTTCGAT GAGCTCATGCGATCGCGCAAATTACAAATCATGACACTCCCGGACTCAGAGCTGCCTAAGATGGACGAGGTCGACAAGATGGCGTACGCATTACTCGTATACAGAGACACCCTTAACTACTTGGAGTACATTGCCCAGGTCTTCCAAACTATGTACGAAATGGACTCGAAGAAGGAATAA
- the LOC126975222 gene encoding uncharacterized protein LOC126975222 isoform X2 has translation MVASEKRSKCKEFSGYVNVCAAVCLVLLVGGLSPQSSAAPHKRTMDRQRRSPSQENSLWGNPCDYDSNSKSALKYTSKLAKDVASQARNALESTAKYKDKFASKLHSFPSFEQLLPVWSSFDWLRNFTWFPEEGLPKEKLLFQPISQEYMDSLMNKIDEVLPSMYKGLKMVVAGLYSISKEGLNDDILADASLKHNITQSMHNVRAVLCLFDELMRSRKLQIMTLPDSELPKMDEVDKMAYALLVYRDTLNYLEYIAQVFQTMYEMDSKKE, from the exons GATACGTCAACGTCTGCGCGGCAGTTTGCCTTGTACTCCTGGTGGGTGGACTATCACCTCAGTCATCGGCAGCACCTCATAAACGAACCATGGACAGACAACGTAGATCGCCCTCGCAAGAGAACAGTCTTTGGGGAAATCCTTGCGACTATGATTCAAAT TCAAAATCAGCGTTAAAATACACGTCGAAACTGGCCAAAGATGTCGCGTCGCAAGCGAGGAACGCTCTAGAGTCAACAGCGAAATACAAAGACAAATTC GCATCAAAACTTCACAGCTTCCCATCATTCGAGCAGTTACTACCGGTGTGGAGCTCATTTGACTGGCTCAGAAATTTCACGTGGTTTCCTGAAGAGGGCTTGCCTAAAGAAAAGCTACTTTTCCAGCCAATCTCTCAAGAATATATGGATAGTTTAATG AATAAGATTGACGAGGTATTACCGTCAATGTACAAGGGATTGAAGATGGTGGTCGCCGGCTTGTACTCCATCAGCAAGGAGGGACTCAACGACGACATCCTGGCTGACGCCAGCCTCAAGCACAACATCACGCAGTCCATGCACAATGTACGAGCCGTGCTGTGTTTGTTCGAT GAGCTCATGCGATCGCGCAAATTACAAATCATGACACTCCCGGACTCAGAGCTGCCTAAGATGGACGAGGTCGACAAGATGGCGTACGCATTACTCGTATACAGAGACACCCTTAACTACTTGGAGTACATTGCCCAGGTCTTCCAAACTATGTACGAAATGGACTCGAAGAAGGAATAA
- the LOC126975222 gene encoding uncharacterized protein LOC126975222 isoform X3 — MDRQRRSPSQENSLWGNPCDYDSNSKSALKYTSKLAKDVASQARNALESTAKYKDKFASKLHSFPSFEQLLPVWSSFDWLRNFTWFPEEGLPKEKLLFQPISQEYMDSLMNKIDEVLPSMYKGLKMVVAGLYSISKEGLNDDILADASLKHNITQSMHNVRAVLCLFDELMRSRKLQIMTLPDSELPKMDEVDKMAYALLVYRDTLNYLEYIAQVFQTMYEMDSKKE, encoded by the exons ATGGACAGACAACGTAGATCGCCCTCGCAAGAGAACAGTCTTTGGGGAAATCCTTGCGACTATGATTCAAAT TCAAAATCAGCGTTAAAATACACGTCGAAACTGGCCAAAGATGTCGCGTCGCAAGCGAGGAACGCTCTAGAGTCAACAGCGAAATACAAAGACAAATTC GCATCAAAACTTCACAGCTTCCCATCATTCGAGCAGTTACTACCGGTGTGGAGCTCATTTGACTGGCTCAGAAATTTCACGTGGTTTCCTGAAGAGGGCTTGCCTAAAGAAAAGCTACTTTTCCAGCCAATCTCTCAAGAATATATGGATAGTTTAATG AATAAGATTGACGAGGTATTACCGTCAATGTACAAGGGATTGAAGATGGTGGTCGCCGGCTTGTACTCCATCAGCAAGGAGGGACTCAACGACGACATCCTGGCTGACGCCAGCCTCAAGCACAACATCACGCAGTCCATGCACAATGTACGAGCCGTGCTGTGTTTGTTCGAT GAGCTCATGCGATCGCGCAAATTACAAATCATGACACTCCCGGACTCAGAGCTGCCTAAGATGGACGAGGTCGACAAGATGGCGTACGCATTACTCGTATACAGAGACACCCTTAACTACTTGGAGTACATTGCCCAGGTCTTCCAAACTATGTACGAAATGGACTCGAAGAAGGAATAA